A genome region from Pirellulales bacterium includes the following:
- the ispH gene encoding 4-hydroxy-3-methylbut-2-enyl diphosphate reductase, whose translation MRIILAAPRGFCAGVNMAIESLELAIKVYGTPIYVYHEIVHNKYVVERFRREGAVFVDYLEEVPEGATLLYSAHGVSPEIRRVAEERRLRTIDATCPLVTKVHLEAIRYAREGYTILLIGHEGHDEVIGTMGEAPESMLLVETPEDVDRLEVPNPERLAYLTQTTLSVDDANRIIERLRARFPHIANPPKEDICYATQNRQEAVKLLSHDANLVLVLGSQNSSNSQRLAELARESGVPAYLIDGSADIDLAWFQGNETVLITAGASAPELVVEDCVEFLRKRFGATVETSTVREEEVYFPLPRELRTLLASGNVSHAGG comes from the coding sequence ATGCGAATCATTCTGGCCGCTCCGCGCGGCTTCTGTGCCGGCGTCAACATGGCGATCGAAAGCCTCGAGCTGGCGATCAAAGTGTACGGCACGCCGATCTACGTCTATCACGAGATCGTACACAACAAATACGTTGTCGAGCGGTTTCGCCGGGAGGGCGCCGTCTTCGTCGATTACCTCGAAGAAGTGCCTGAAGGGGCCACGCTCCTCTATTCGGCGCACGGGGTTTCGCCCGAGATACGCCGCGTGGCCGAAGAGCGTCGTTTGCGCACGATCGACGCCACTTGCCCGCTGGTCACCAAGGTTCACCTGGAAGCGATTCGCTACGCCCGCGAGGGGTACACGATTCTGCTGATTGGCCATGAAGGGCACGACGAAGTCATCGGCACGATGGGCGAAGCGCCGGAATCGATGCTGCTGGTCGAGACTCCCGAAGATGTGGATCGACTGGAAGTGCCCAATCCCGAACGGTTGGCTTACCTGACGCAAACCACGCTGTCGGTCGACGATGCGAATCGAATCATCGAGCGGCTGCGGGCTCGCTTCCCGCACATCGCCAACCCGCCGAAGGAAGACATCTGCTACGCCACGCAGAATCGGCAAGAGGCGGTCAAGCTGTTGTCGCATGACGCCAACCTGGTGCTGGTGCTAGGCAGTCAGAACAGCTCGAACAGCCAGCGGCTGGCGGAGCTGGCGCGCGAAAGCGGCGTGCCCGCTTACCTGATCGACGGATCGGCGGATATCGATCTGGCCTGGTTCCAGGGAAACGAAACGGTGTTGATTACCGCCGGCGCAAGCGCCCCCGAGCTGGTCGTCGAAGACTGCGTGGAGTTCCTGCGCAAGCGATTCGGCGCCACGGTCGAGACGAGCACGGTTCGCGAGGAGGAAGTGTACTTTCCCTTGCCGCGCGAATTGCGAACGCTCTTGGCCAGCGGCAACGTCTCGCACGCTGGTGGTTAG
- the hpnC gene encoding squalene synthase HpnC, with amino-acid sequence MASMPFQVDLDRYGPASSRAAASLAESRDYCRELATRHYENFHVASLLLPRALRPHFHAVYAYCRWSDDLADEIGDAKHSEELLDWWEAELRDCYAGSARHPVFVALRQTIQEFSIPIAPFADLLVAFRQDQSVHRYERPDDVLAYCRYSANPVGRLVLFLAQAHDEGRGALADSICTGLQLANFCQDVAGDWQRGRVYLPQAECRRFGYSEDDFARHAANDNFRRLMASEVERAATYLRQGLPLVDLMPRGLRGDVWLFAHGGLAILERIRAVDYDVWHKRPKISRLGKARLLGGAVWRNLFAGSPNAGSAPIESCARQA; translated from the coding sequence ATGGCCAGCATGCCGTTTCAAGTGGATCTCGACAGGTACGGGCCGGCGAGCTCGCGCGCGGCTGCGTCGCTCGCCGAAAGTCGGGATTATTGTCGCGAGCTGGCCACCCGACATTACGAGAATTTTCACGTCGCCAGCTTGCTGTTGCCGCGCGCGCTGCGTCCGCACTTTCACGCGGTGTATGCCTATTGCCGGTGGTCGGACGACCTGGCCGACGAGATCGGTGACGCCAAACACAGCGAGGAATTACTCGACTGGTGGGAGGCCGAACTAAGGGATTGCTATGCCGGTAGCGCGCGGCATCCGGTGTTCGTAGCGCTTCGCCAGACGATCCAGGAATTCTCGATTCCGATCGCGCCGTTCGCCGATTTGCTTGTAGCTTTTCGCCAGGATCAAAGCGTTCATCGCTACGAAAGGCCCGACGACGTGCTGGCCTATTGTCGCTACTCGGCCAACCCGGTCGGCCGGCTGGTGCTCTTTCTGGCGCAGGCCCACGACGAAGGGCGCGGCGCCCTGGCCGACTCGATCTGCACCGGCCTGCAACTGGCCAATTTCTGCCAGGACGTGGCGGGCGACTGGCAGCGCGGCCGCGTCTATCTGCCGCAAGCCGAGTGCCGCCGCTTCGGCTACTCCGAAGACGATTTCGCACGGCACGCGGCCAACGATAATTTCCGGCGCCTCATGGCAAGCGAGGTCGAGCGGGCCGCGACGTATCTGCGTCAAGGGCTGCCGCTGGTGGACCTCATGCCGCGCGGCTTGCGTGGCGATGTATGGCTGTTCGCGCACGGCGGCCTGGCGATTCTCGAACGGATTCGCGCCGTCGACTACGACGTGTGGCACAAGCGGCCGAAAATCTCGCGCCTCGGCAAAGCGCGGCTGCTCGGTGGCGCCGTGTGGCGGAATCTGTTCGCCGGAAGCCCGAATGCGGGCTCGGCGCCGATCGAAAGCTGTGCGAGGCAAGCATGA
- a CDS encoding phytoene/squalene synthase family protein: MTADLASSYAHCQSIARRAAGNFYYSFLVLPRAKRRAMCALYTFLRATDDLGDSDRPLEERRDALAAWRRELTGALAGASDSPIWPALVHTIESHDIPHEYLYDCITGVEMDLDGREYETFTDLENYCYHVASVVGLACIHIWGFNDPAALEPARRLGVAFQLTNILRDLKEDAERGRLYLPREDLRRFGYTPEQLAAGEQDSSFRELMDFQLARAEEYYRAGAALEPLLSRDSRAALRAMTSIYRGLLREIKRRDGDVFTTRVRLSPWRKAWIAATSLVGRSSSPEARVAAKARHG; encoded by the coding sequence ATGACCGCGGATCTCGCCAGCAGTTACGCGCATTGCCAAAGCATTGCTCGGCGCGCGGCCGGCAATTTTTACTATTCCTTCCTGGTATTGCCGCGCGCTAAACGCCGCGCGATGTGCGCTCTCTACACGTTTTTGCGCGCCACCGATGATTTGGGCGACAGCGACCGGCCGCTGGAGGAACGCCGCGACGCGCTGGCCGCCTGGCGACGCGAATTGACCGGCGCGCTCGCCGGGGCCAGCGACTCGCCGATTTGGCCGGCCCTGGTCCACACGATCGAAAGCCACGATATCCCGCACGAGTATTTGTATGATTGCATCACCGGCGTCGAGATGGACCTCGACGGCCGTGAATACGAAACGTTCACCGATCTCGAGAACTACTGCTACCACGTGGCTTCGGTCGTAGGCCTGGCCTGCATCCACATTTGGGGATTCAACGACCCGGCGGCGCTTGAACCGGCGCGGCGGCTGGGCGTGGCCTTTCAGTTGACGAACATCCTGCGCGACTTGAAGGAAGACGCCGAGCGTGGCCGGCTGTATTTGCCACGAGAAGATCTGCGCCGCTTCGGATATACGCCCGAGCAGTTGGCGGCCGGCGAGCAAGACTCGTCATTTCGCGAGTTGATGGATTTCCAGCTTGCTCGCGCGGAGGAGTATTATCGTGCCGGCGCGGCGCTCGAACCGCTGTTATCGCGTGACAGCCGCGCCGCGTTGCGGGCGATGACCAGTATCTATCGCGGCCTGCTGCGCGAAATCAAACGCCGCGACGGTGACGTCTTCACAACCCGTGTGCGACTCAGCCCCTGGCGCAAGGCCTGGATCGCGGCGACGTCGCTCGTCGGCCGGTCCAGTTCGCCTGAAGCGCGCGTGGCGGCAAAGGCGCGTCACGGATGA